A window of Planifilum fulgidum contains these coding sequences:
- a CDS encoding YesL family protein produces MGGWAGALVKAGEWALRLACLNLLWILFTFLGGGVLGLFPATAAVFSMIRKGLREEWTFPMFRTFWSFYRADWVPMNILMVIYSVMGLGLFLDFRLVREWEGAAQPWVVLFLIFALSVYLLSLLHLFPLYAHYRLKLREYVLQSFLITLYRPLASVLMGGAVYLMCAAMSWLPGTLPVFAVSLPATVVMAFSLRTFRSIDPTAAAPKAGWAGAEKKQS; encoded by the coding sequence ATGGGCGGATGGGCCGGGGCTCTTGTGAAGGCGGGGGAATGGGCGCTCCGCCTGGCGTGTCTGAATCTTCTCTGGATCCTGTTCACCTTCCTCGGTGGCGGGGTCCTGGGACTGTTCCCCGCCACGGCGGCCGTCTTTTCGATGATCCGCAAAGGGTTGAGGGAAGAGTGGACGTTTCCGATGTTTCGCACCTTTTGGTCGTTCTACCGCGCCGATTGGGTTCCCATGAACATCCTGATGGTCATCTATTCGGTGATGGGACTGGGACTTTTCCTCGACTTCCGCCTGGTTCGGGAGTGGGAGGGGGCGGCGCAGCCGTGGGTCGTCCTCTTCCTGATTTTCGCCCTTTCCGTCTATCTCCTGTCCCTGCTCCATCTCTTCCCCCTCTATGCCCACTATCGGCTGAAGCTGCGCGAGTACGTCCTGCAATCCTTTTTGATCACCCTGTATCGACCGCTGGCCTCCGTGTTGATGGGGGGTGCCGTGTATTTAATGTGCGCCGCCATGTCGTGGCTGCCCGGCACCCTTCCGGTGTTCGCGGTGAGCCTTCCCGCCACGGTGGTCATGGCGTTTTCCCTTCGCACCTTCCGTTCGATCGATCCGACGGCCGCCGCCCCCAAAGCGGGTTGGGCAGGGGCCGAAAAAAAACAGTCCTGA
- a CDS encoding NAD-dependent epimerase/dehydratase family protein, translating to MESLEELERILTEPSDRLVRDVSRLDGDLIILGVGGKMGPGLAKLAKKAFERAGLKHRVIGVSRFSDQGVREELERSGVETISADLLEEDQLQALPDAKYVIHMVGRKFGTKGKEHLTWALNAYLPGRVALKYRNARIVSFSTGNVYPLVKLAQGGATEEDPPRPTGEYAQSCLGRERVFEYFSRKYGIPMLHFRLNYAIEMRYGVLLEIAQAVRQRQPIDLRMGQVNVIWQGDASEMAIRSLLHCQSPPKILNVTGPESIPVRWLAREFGRRFKVEPIFENEEEDSALLSNASEAHRLFGYPRVSLRQMIEWTVKWLETGGVIYNKPTHFQEREGEF from the coding sequence ATGGAAAGTCTTGAAGAGTTGGAACGAATCCTGACGGAACCCTCGGACCGGCTGGTTCGCGACGTGTCCCGGCTGGACGGGGATCTGATCATTCTGGGCGTCGGGGGGAAAATGGGTCCCGGACTGGCAAAATTGGCCAAGAAGGCCTTTGAACGGGCCGGGCTGAAGCACAGGGTGATCGGCGTGTCCCGCTTTTCGGACCAAGGGGTTCGCGAGGAACTGGAGCGAAGCGGGGTGGAGACGATTTCCGCCGATCTCCTGGAAGAGGATCAACTGCAGGCCCTGCCCGACGCCAAATATGTGATTCACATGGTCGGTCGGAAGTTCGGCACCAAAGGCAAGGAACACCTGACCTGGGCGTTGAACGCTTATCTTCCGGGAAGGGTGGCCCTGAAGTACCGGAATGCCCGGATCGTTTCCTTTTCCACCGGAAACGTGTACCCCCTCGTGAAACTGGCGCAGGGGGGCGCGACGGAGGAGGACCCGCCCCGGCCGACCGGCGAGTATGCCCAGTCCTGCCTGGGCCGGGAGCGGGTATTCGAATACTTTTCCCGGAAGTACGGGATTCCGATGTTGCATTTTCGCCTCAATTACGCCATCGAAATGCGTTACGGGGTGCTTTTGGAAATCGCCCAGGCGGTGCGGCAGAGGCAGCCCATCGACCTCCGCATGGGCCAGGTCAACGTGATCTGGCAGGGAGACGCCAGCGAAATGGCCATCCGTTCCCTTCTGCACTGCCAGTCGCCGCCCAAGATTCTGAACGTGACGGGACCGGAAAGCATTCCGGTCCGATGGCTGGCCCGGGAATTCGGCCGCCGGTTCAAGGTGGAGCCGATTTTTGAAAATGAAGAGGAGGACAGCGCCCTCCTGAGCAACGCGTCGGAAGCCCATCGGCTGTTCGGCTATCCCCGGGTGTCCCTCCGGCAGATGATCGAGTGGACGGTGAAGTGGCTTGAGACCGGGGGCGTCATCTACAATAAGCCGACGCATTTTCAGGAACGGGAGGGAGAGTTTTGA
- a CDS encoding dihydrodipicolinate synthase family protein, producing the protein MANEPLSPRLREALRDGLVIPAHPLALNASRRLDERRQRALTRYYVESGAGGVAVGVHTTQFAIRKPGIDLLEPVLRLAAEEVERMNPDRPVLLVAGICGETEQALREAELARKLGYHLGLLSPGGLGHLSEEALLERAERVAEVIPLFGFYLQPAVGGRELSFDFWRAFAEIPGVEAIKIAPFDRYRTVDVVRAVCHSSRRDEVALYTGNDDNILADLLTPFRFHIGGKIVEKRIVGGLLGQWAVWTRKAVELLEQVKRVRNQNAIPPELLALGSRLTDANAALFDAAHRFRGCIPGIHEVLRRQGLLEGRWCLDPEEELSPGQMEEIDRVCRAYPDLADDAFVRQNLRRWLEV; encoded by the coding sequence ATGGCGAACGAGCCCTTGTCCCCAAGGCTAAGGGAAGCGTTGCGCGACGGCCTGGTGATTCCCGCCCATCCCCTGGCCCTGAACGCCTCCAGGCGCCTGGATGAGCGGAGACAGCGGGCGTTGACCCGTTATTATGTCGAAAGCGGCGCCGGAGGGGTGGCGGTGGGGGTTCACACCACCCAGTTCGCCATCCGCAAACCGGGAATCGACCTGCTGGAACCGGTGCTCCGCCTGGCGGCGGAAGAGGTGGAGCGGATGAATCCGGATCGCCCCGTTTTGCTGGTGGCGGGGATCTGCGGGGAGACGGAGCAGGCTCTCCGGGAAGCGGAATTGGCCCGGAAGCTGGGCTATCACCTGGGGCTGCTCAGCCCCGGGGGGCTCGGTCATCTCAGCGAGGAGGCCCTTCTCGAGCGGGCCGAGCGGGTGGCCGAAGTGATCCCCCTGTTCGGCTTTTACCTGCAGCCGGCCGTCGGCGGGCGGGAACTCTCCTTCGATTTTTGGCGGGCGTTTGCGGAGATCCCCGGGGTGGAGGCGATCAAGATCGCCCCCTTTGACCGGTACCGGACGGTGGATGTGGTCCGGGCGGTGTGCCACTCGTCCCGCCGGGACGAAGTCGCCCTGTACACCGGCAACGATGACAACATCCTGGCGGATCTGTTGACCCCGTTTCGCTTCCACATCGGCGGAAAGATCGTGGAAAAGCGGATTGTCGGCGGACTTTTGGGACAGTGGGCGGTCTGGACCCGGAAGGCGGTGGAGCTTTTGGAACAGGTGAAGCGGGTTCGGAATCAAAACGCGATTCCGCCCGAATTGCTCGCCCTGGGGAGCCGGCTGACCGATGCCAATGCCGCTTTGTTCGATGCGGCCCATCGTTTCCGCGGCTGCATTCCGGGGATTCACGAGGTGCTCCGCCGCCAGGGGCTTCTGGAGGGGCGATGGTGCCTCGATCCGGAGGAGGAGTTGTCACCGGGCCAGATGGAGGAAATCGACCGGGTGTGTCGGGCGTATCCGGATCTTGCCGACGATGCCTTCGTGCGCCAAAATCTGCGGCGCTGGCTGGAGGTGTGA
- a CDS encoding ABC transporter permease, whose amino-acid sequence MEIRKPTGTGPEIGRRVKAVKRRRTRPLYRHWHLYLLILPGLLYFLVYRYLPMFGLVMAFQDFSPFLGFFDSPWVGLKHFRTMFEDEEALRVIWNTLEISLLQILFAFPLPIILALMINELRNAVYKRLIQSMVYLPHFLSWVVVVGIFVVFLKSDGIVNQLLQALGIGQIPFLTSPEWFKPLIVFQVIWKESGWGTIIILAALAGVNPQLYEAAVIDGANRWQQMWHITLPAIRSTIVILLILRLGSVMDTGFEQIFLMLNPFTMEVGNVLDTYVYFKGIQQGDISFATAVGLFKGAVGLILVVIANRLAKRFGEGGIY is encoded by the coding sequence ATGGAAATCCGGAAACCAACCGGGACGGGCCCCGAAATCGGCAGGAGGGTCAAGGCGGTCAAGCGGCGCAGGACCCGTCCCCTTTACCGTCACTGGCATCTCTACCTGCTGATTTTGCCGGGGCTTCTCTATTTTCTCGTCTACAGGTACCTCCCCATGTTCGGGTTGGTGATGGCCTTCCAGGATTTCAGCCCCTTTTTGGGCTTTTTCGACAGCCCCTGGGTCGGTCTCAAGCATTTTAGGACGATGTTCGAGGATGAAGAGGCGCTCCGGGTGATCTGGAACACCCTGGAGATTTCCCTGCTCCAGATTTTGTTCGCCTTTCCGCTGCCCATCATCCTGGCCCTGATGATCAACGAGCTGCGCAATGCGGTGTACAAGCGGCTCATCCAGTCCATGGTCTATCTGCCCCACTTCCTGTCTTGGGTGGTGGTGGTGGGGATTTTCGTCGTCTTCCTCAAATCGGACGGCATTGTGAACCAGCTTCTGCAAGCGCTGGGGATCGGCCAGATTCCCTTTCTCACCAGCCCGGAATGGTTCAAGCCCCTCATCGTGTTCCAGGTGATTTGGAAGGAGTCGGGGTGGGGAACCATCATCATCCTGGCCGCCCTGGCGGGGGTCAATCCCCAACTGTACGAGGCGGCGGTGATCGACGGCGCCAACCGCTGGCAGCAGATGTGGCACATCACCCTGCCCGCCATTCGCAGCACCATCGTCATTTTGCTGATCCTGCGGCTCGGCTCGGTGATGGATACCGGTTTTGAGCAGATTTTCCTGATGCTGAACCCCTTTACGATGGAAGTGGGGAACGTTTTGGACACCTATGTTTATTTCAAAGGGATTCAGCAGGGGGATATCAGCTTTGCAACGGCGGTGGGATTGTTCAAAGGGGCGGTCGGCCTGATCCTGGTGGTGATCGCCAACCGCCTGGCGAAGCGGTTCGGTGAAGGGGGAATCTACTGA
- a CDS encoding ROK family protein: MEVALGVDIGGTKVAAGLVSAAGECLHYAELPSASEDGDEMFRQVMRAIREVMSEAGVSPAGIRGIGVGVPGKVDREKGVAVMQNNLPWRHFPLADRIREEIPVPVVLDNDVCMAAHGEWMKRGGSVEETFVYFTISTGIACCTIHRGRILRGAGFSGEIGLAVFSGEGGRLEKKAAGPAIGRLAGGKGPEASRRAMRRFREGDPRMVAAMDGVIEAWARGLYAIICLLDPHRLVLGGGVIHRNPFLLDEIRRRLESLVIPEQRPSLERLSLTTLGERAGCIGAGLRVLRGETVSS; this comes from the coding sequence GTGGAAGTGGCTCTGGGGGTGGATATCGGAGGAACGAAAGTGGCCGCCGGTCTGGTCAGCGCCGCCGGGGAATGCCTGCATTACGCGGAACTGCCCAGCGCTTCCGAAGACGGCGACGAGATGTTTCGGCAGGTGATGAGGGCCATCCGGGAAGTGATGTCGGAGGCGGGGGTGTCGCCCGCCGGCATCCGCGGGATCGGCGTCGGCGTTCCGGGAAAAGTGGACCGGGAGAAGGGGGTGGCGGTCATGCAGAACAATCTCCCCTGGCGCCATTTCCCCTTGGCGGATCGGATCCGGGAGGAGATCCCCGTCCCGGTGGTGCTGGACAACGATGTGTGCATGGCCGCCCACGGGGAGTGGATGAAACGGGGGGGATCGGTGGAGGAGACCTTCGTCTATTTCACGATCAGCACCGGGATCGCCTGCTGCACCATTCATCGCGGGCGGATTCTCCGGGGAGCGGGTTTTTCCGGAGAAATCGGCCTGGCGGTTTTTTCCGGGGAGGGGGGCCGGCTGGAGAAGAAGGCGGCGGGTCCGGCGATCGGAAGGCTTGCGGGCGGGAAAGGACCGGAAGCTTCCAGGCGGGCGATGCGCCGCTTCCGGGAGGGCGATCCCCGGATGGTTGCGGCGATGGACGGGGTGATCGAAGCGTGGGCCCGGGGATTGTACGCGATTATCTGCCTGTTGGATCCCCACCGGCTGGTGCTGGGGGGAGGAGTGATCCACCGCAATCCGTTCCTGCTGGATGAAATCCGCCGGCGCTTGGAATCCTTGGTCATCCCCGAACAGCGTCCGTCGCTTGAGCGGTTGTCCCTCACGACCCTGGGGGAGAGGGCGGGATGCATCGGGGCCGGTCTGCGGGTGCTGCGGGGAGAAACCGTTTCGTCCTGA